The following coding sequences are from one Ruminococcus flavefaciens AE3010 window:
- a CDS encoding reverse transcriptase/maturase family protein, translating to MSMLDRLSQRDCWESFYKYKASLTGSFAFCRELRSFIDSGGYIPVCEAIYSGKDFPLPRRSVISKLDTTKKRVVYTYPQAENMVMKLLTYLLLRKYDGLFSAGLYSFRPNRTAKDAVRRLTGTPRISEMYSYKADISNYFNSVPVEKLLPMLQEALADDSRLYEFLSSLLTEPHVLEADKVITEEKGIMAGTPLSAFYANLYLRVLDSRFAERNIPYGRYSDDIILFAPTKEECMGYAEHIRSFLAEQGLSLNPDKECFGAPHEGWTFLGFVFKGGTIDIAPASVEKMKQKMRRKTRALQRWKQRNEMGGEKAAAAFIRVFNRKLFECTEDSDLTWSKWFFSVINTDVSLKVIDHYAQDCVRYLVSGKRTKQRFNVRYEDIQRLGLRSLVHEYYSEQL from the coding sequence ATGTCAATGCTTGACAGGCTCTCGCAGCGTGACTGCTGGGAGAGCTTTTATAAATACAAGGCGTCGCTTACCGGCAGCTTCGCTTTCTGCCGAGAGCTCCGCAGCTTTATCGACAGCGGCGGGTATATACCGGTATGTGAAGCTATATACAGCGGGAAAGACTTTCCGCTGCCGCGGCGCTCGGTCATAAGCAAGCTGGACACGACAAAAAAGCGTGTTGTTTACACCTATCCGCAGGCCGAAAATATGGTGATGAAGCTGCTGACCTATCTGCTGCTGAGGAAATACGACGGGCTTTTCAGCGCAGGGCTTTACTCATTCCGTCCCAACAGGACAGCAAAGGACGCAGTTCGCCGTCTGACGGGGACTCCACGTATCAGCGAGATGTACTCCTACAAGGCGGATATAAGCAACTACTTCAATTCAGTTCCCGTTGAGAAGCTCCTGCCCATGCTGCAAGAAGCTCTGGCAGACGACAGCAGGCTGTATGAGTTTTTAAGCAGCCTGCTCACAGAGCCCCATGTGCTTGAGGCTGATAAGGTCATCACCGAGGAAAAGGGCATAATGGCAGGCACTCCGCTGTCGGCATTTTACGCGAACCTCTACCTCCGTGTGCTGGACAGCCGGTTCGCCGAGAGAAATATCCCATACGGAAGATATTCCGACGATATCATACTGTTTGCCCCTACAAAAGAGGAGTGCATGGGATATGCAGAGCATATCCGCAGCTTTCTTGCTGAGCAGGGCTTGTCCCTGAATCCCGACAAGGAGTGCTTCGGCGCTCCCCATGAGGGCTGGACATTTCTCGGCTTCGTATTCAAGGGCGGTACTATCGACATCGCTCCTGCTTCCGTGGAGAAGATGAAGCAGAAAATGCGCCGCAAGACCCGTGCCCTGCAGCGCTGGAAGCAGAGAAACGAAATGGGCGGCGAAAAGGCTGCGGCGGCTTTCATACGTGTCTTCAACAGGAAGCTTTTTGAGTGTACGGAGGACAGCGACCTTACGTGGAGCAAGTGGTTTTTCTCCGTGATAAACACGGACGTAAGCCTGAAAGTCATAGACCATTATGCACAGGACTGCGTGCGGTATCTTGTCAGCGGCAAACGCACCAAGCAGCGCTTCAATGTCAGGTATGAGGATATACAGCGCTTAGGACTCAGAAGCCTTGTCCATGAGTATTATTCGGAACAGTTGTAA